The genomic stretch tttcaggctgcatatgatgtttggaccactcatcatgtttggcagacatgggacaatggtaatcagtacatagattcagaatttataatgtatacttttattttaatatggttggcagtgattggatgatgctggccattactttgaatcagaaataattatgctaatttctgatggaatgtctgtaatgtctcaaaaacatgtatAACCAATACTCCtgaaaacaaacaatttgataataaacaaaaacagactttctatagcttggtatcatttataaaaaaaaaaaaaaaaaaaaaaaaaaatgcatatttatttggTGCTACAAGTTACAAGtcaaaaagggaaatgtaaaatgcacaGAGCAGTCACGCTCGGGCCTCAGGTGGTTAAGCTGTTCTATGTGTAGTACTGCATATCAGAAGGTACTTGTATCTTACACAATTAGGTGCTTGCTGGGAGCTTCTTCGCCTTCTTTATCTGCATCTCCCTCTCTTTCACTCCTTATTCTCCACACCCATGCCGACACCACCAGTGCCATGGAATATAGGCTGGCCATGCCTTCAAAGAGATACACAGAGTGTGGGGGAAGACAAAATGTCTTTAATTAATATCCAATTGGACCaacaggccaaaaaaaaaaaatatcaacctTGTCTTTTGCATGAGTCTACAACTCACCTGTGTAGAAAAGGAACTGAATGAAGTATTTTTGATTGAGCTCTCCAACACAGTTATTGATCCTACAAAGGGGCAAAAATATATGCAAATACATTCACCAGCACATGAAGATAGGAAAAAGACTTGGGGACAATGACAGCAACACATAAATaggtgaaggagagagagaaacacacagaGTAAAAGGGAGAAAGAATCAAATACAGAGTCACAAGAAACCCCAAAAAGGTGGAGGATAGAGACATTGGCCAACGGagaatgaggagagagagagatccagCATCCGAATATGCCTACTTtcttattatttaatatgacaaaAGTAGCATGTCAAAAGAGTAGGatgtccaaatcctcagtattcatataGACGAAAAATACCCAGAAGACCTACTACATCcactgagattctgaagtgcgtatccactggacactttactatcccataaggTCAATGGAAGCAAGTTCTTTGTCAAATGCAGTAGATAAAGTACGTAAATTCAGAcacagatagagagaaagaggggCTGACCAGGGGCAATGGTGGTCCATTCTCCTGATGCAGCGCTGGCAAACTCTGCAGTGATGGGCACGTGGAGGCCGGTACGTCTCACAGCGACTGCACACTGTCCAACCCTCACAGCCCTGATGACAACCAACACAATGATTTAAAGACATTGTAAAAAATAACCGGCAAAGCAACCACAATATATACACAATGCTATTTAAAGTAAATGAGCTGAACGTAAGGATCCCCACAAAATCATTAAAGACCGTAGTACGTTAGACGGCATAAAATAATTTGCGATTGAAAccgaggctgtgaggaatagcgGTACAGTCTTTTCAGTGGGTTGTACTCTTAACTTTATGTAGATCATTTTAGCTGACGAAACAATGGCAAAGAAACAAATCCACTTGACAACAAAACTAcagaaaacatgggttgtgatCAAGAACAATTAAACACCGAACGCttttccctcacagccttgtttttaaACACGATCAATTAAATACAGAGGGACTATTTGCACTagttgtaaatagcacctgccacacagtgcagctactTGCACTCCATTATTCTGGTGGAAACAcacaaattgaagacaaactgcaccccccATCACTGCAGTCACATGGGGTGTAACGACGATGGTGTGAGTGCTAATTTCGTGCGGACGACCTGGGTTTGATTCTGCCTTTTTTCCCCACTTTTCCCCAtcttgtttcctgtctccactattaatttcctttaatactactaaataataataaagaaatattaatacaaagattgatttcctcacagtgatttggtgaCAGTGAAGGtcagccatggttttactacagtaatattgtagaaccatgtttgtttgttttttttgttttttgcagaagcCATACagtagttttaatgcaattattcatggtgttactacagtaatatggtgttaatatagtaaccatgtttaattttgtggttactatgattttattacAATACACCATATTGATACTCTTGTTACTATAGAAAAagggttagttttaggggtaggggttggtgtagggtctCTGTGGGACACAttctgcagtgatgccactatactgcaTTTTAGTATTTAATTTGGTGTGAAAAtagtatctaacactatttgcacttagtgcaaatatcTTCTGCCAATTAAATATGGTGTCTAAGGTCAATAACAAATACACAATAAACAGAAGACTTTGGCTGCAAAAAATACACCATTACAAAACAACTGTTACACTAATAATATGAATGCAACTTCAGTACAGTTACAAAAATAGCATATGCAAGCTAGCCACCACATTAAATTAAATAGCTGGCGAATCATATTAAGCCAGCTAGACTTGAACCTACTCTGTCATTTAGGTGGTTAGACTGGGACCTCAAGTCAGAGAAGTCAATGGCTGTCTTGGGTAAAGGAACCATACCTGCAATGCATAAGTACAGGCTAGTTTACATGCTGTAAGCATACACTAAAACACAGTCCATCTACAGTGTATGAGTGGAACATAGAATCACCTGAAAACTAACTGAAAACAAAAAGGTAAGGGTGACAATATGATTGAATACCTGTGAGAGGAGCCAGTGTGACTTTAATTTCAATGACTTGATATTTAAAGGTCAGTGGAGACTGATTGGTGTGTTTATTAACCAGAGCCAGAATGGCACACTGGAGAGTCATTAGATAAATCTGATCCATTCATCAATAAGATAAAGCAACGCCAAGTATCAATACCAAGAACACTTACCAGGGTCAGAAAACACAGCTTTTGAGTGGCACGCCAGCAGCAGTAACAGAATAATATTAAACATAGATCCATGGAGAGTGCACCATACACTAAAcacaaagaaataataaaataaacttacTTTAAAATATTCATGCAATTAATCATTCCCCATAGTCCCTTACAAAATAGTACTGAGGCAGCACTATGGTACATTGATAGTATCAGATGGTCAGCCCATTGTACTTTTGATTTACAGCAGTACACTACAAGTTTCATGTTTGGACACATCTACTGACTCAATTTATAtaggtctacaaaactaatttcaagcatttaatttCAAACGAGAAACGAATGAATTCAGGCGAGTACAATAATTTGACTCGTGGAGTAGTCTTTATACCATGGCAGTGAATGACTCACATTTAGGAACACAttttggtatttacatggtacttcaacGAATACAGTGGTACTACAATGGTATATGTCGTAAGATATCATGAAACTTTAAACCATAGTGTAACAGACGTTGAATGGTGCACTACCGCAGCACTGTCCTAGTTGCTTTTAGTTCAAatgcacagtcacacacacacacaaacgcagaTGAAAGTCACGCGCGTTGCTTTTTAACGGTTGTTGCTGTGGGTGATtctataaaacaataataaaccgACGACCAACAGCGTTGGTTGTCATTACGTGATCTAAACATCAAAGATCAAGATACAAACGCTACCCCTTCAAAGCGTCTTTAATTCGGCACTCACCTTCCAGAATACGCAGGGATCAGGACATACTGAATCACCACATAGTCAGCGTAAAAGACGCTGAAATAAGTTAAAAGAAGACAAATAAACCCGCATGGGTCCTGCCGACAGCGAAACGCAGCCATTTTTCCGTCAGCGTTCTTCCTGATGACGTCATATAGGTACGAGCGTGATGCATCCCGGGTTGTCCACCAAACGCATTCATCAAATAAACATCAGTTCAGTTTGGACTGCTGGTTCTGTCAAATCTAATTCTGCTTTattaaatatctacaattcaaataggAATACAAAAGCTCTCACATTGTACACACTCTGTTTAATCagatataaaaactaaaaaaaaaatatatatatatatatatatatcacacagatTGTTGGAATgacaaacatgtttttattttgtttttcctctCTCATTACAGAACAATTAGTTTCTCATTAAGCGCAATCTGAGCTTGAGTGAGATTCGCCAGGTAGGTCACCATCAACAGATCCTGAAAGAAACAAGAGTTTACACACTTCAGAATCACTAATACACAACTTTTACTCAATCAGACAAACACAAcgattaagggtgctttcacactggcagtttagtccgaaacagagcacggttcgcatgaaaaattggtaatgtgaaagctgtcatgcggaccgcggcaccgaacccgagactacctgtaggaggtggtctgagttcggttgcaatggaactgtagcgctattcgcgtgaatgtgaaagcaactcggactcaggTGCGCACTCGTTCTGGAAGTAAAGttacctgcgcatgcgttttagccgatgacgacatcattagtttcgactaataaatatagggtataataggagatgacagtggcgataacttcaccttggacatgagcgtaagcgtgcagtgtaaacaaagatgcaaatgaattccttgcaatcagctgtcttgtcaaaaaacgccgtttgcgagcagcaaaacatctgatgagttacgccatgaagcgcacatatacgcagctgtcgttcactctgctgtgcataatggcaccaaaataacaataaaacaaaagtatgatgagtcacgttgtgttctccatgtgtgtttgtgatgacgtaagatgaacgcaaatggaccggggttcgatagaatcaagtgagtgtgaaaccagaccaacgctgcggggggcaccgggaacaatcgcactcggaatcggatcACAGCAAACATGCCCAGTGTGAATGCCCCCAAAAAAGGATGTCAAATACAGAAATTTCAGGATGTGTCACTTACATTAATGTTGGAGTTGAGCATGCTCTCAAAATCTTCTGCTGTGATCTTGGGCACTTTGTTCACCAGATCCATCAGGTAACGACCAACGCTGTTATCTGCCATCACTTTACCagactgaaaataataatatttgcagtCATTAAACAAGACGGTTAAGATCTTGTGGATTCCTCCTAAATTAAAGACTTTGATTACATGTATGGATTTTAGCATAATTCTttctgaattttattaaaaatcatcttgtgtgtctgtaaaaaaataataaaaaataatgggtATAGCATGGAAATGCTTGTCTTAAAGCACCACTAATTAATCTGAAAGTCCTTTGTTCAAGTAATCCCTAGAAGAGACACATAAGATGCTCACCAGTACATCCTCTATATATGAGAGCACTGTAGAAAGCATTTCCTGTACGCGTCCTGCTGCACTGGCCACCTGTGCCAGGTCTGTGGTCAGCCCATTTGTGCGGTTGGGAGATGCTCGAGTCCTTTGTAGAAGGTCAACTATAAAGAGAGATATTAgagtttcatttatatatatattatatacacacacacacacacacacacacacacacatatatacacatatacagtactgtgcaaaagttataggcacttgtgaaaaatgttgcatagtgaggatgtcttcaaaattaaggaaataaatagttttcatttatcacttaatgtcatacaaagtccagaaaacaaaaaagctaaatcaatattcagtgtgaccacctttgccttttaaacagcaccaattctcctaggtacacctggacacagcttttcttggttgttggcagataggatgttccaagcttcttggagaattcaccacagttcttctatctatttaggctgtctcaacagcttctgtctctttatgtaatctcagactgacacgatgctcactggggggctttgtgggggccatgacatctgttgcattttttaaccactccacagatttcatattagcaaactatagttttggcaagttgtttaggacatcttttgtgcatgacacaagtaatttttccaacaattgtttacagacaaattgtttcacttttaattgactatatcacaattccagtgggtcagaagtttacatacactaagataactgtgcctttaagcatcttggaaaattccagaaaatgatgtcaagcctttagcaattagcttctgaaaggctaattggagtcaattggaggtgtacctgtggatgtatttaaaagcctaccttcaaactcagtgcctctgcttgacatcatgggaaaatcaaagacaagacatcagaaaaaaaaattgtggacctccacaagtctggttcatccttgggaacaatttacaaatgcctgaaggtaccacgttcatctgtacaaacaatagtatgcaagtataaacaccatggaaccacgcagccatcatactgctcaggaaggagatgcattctgtctcctagagatgaacgtagtttggtgcgaaaagtgcaaatcaatcccagaacagcagcaaaggacctggtgaagatgctggaggaaacaggtagacaagtatctatatccacagtaaaacgagtcctttatcgacataacctgaaaggctgctcagcaaagaataagccactgctccaaaaccaccataaaaaagccagactacagtgtgcaagtgcacatggggacaaagatcttactttttggagaaatgtcctcttgtctgaagaaacaaacattgaactgtttggcaataatgaccatcattatgtttggaggaaaaagggtgaggcttgcaagttgaAGAACATcttcccaaccgtgaagcaagggggtggcagcatcatgttgtgggggtgctttgctgcaggaggtactggtgcacttcacaaaatagatggcatcatgaaggaaaattatgtggatatattgaagcttctctagacatcagccaggaagttaaaactcggtcgcaactgggtcttccaaatggacaatgactccaagcgtacctccaaagatgtggcaaaatggcttaaggacaacaaagtcaaggtattggagtggccatcacaaagctctgacctcaatctgatcgaacatttgtgggcagaactgaaaaatcatGTGTAAGCAAGGAGGTGTACAAGCCTGACTCACACCAGTTacagcagttctgtctggaggaatgggccaaaattccagtaacttattgtgagaagtttgtggaaggctacccaaaacatttgacccaagttaaacaatttaaaggcaatgctaccaaatactaacaaagtgtatgtaaacttctgacccactgggaatgtgatgaaataaataaaagctgaaataaataattctccctactattattctgacatttcacagtcTTGAAATAAACTAGCGatcataactgacctaagacagggaatgttttctacgattaaatgtcaggaattgtgaaaaactgagtttaaatgtatttggctgaggtgcatgtaaacttctgacttcaactgtatgtctgtatgtatatgtatatatatatatatatatatatatatatatataaataaaaaaaaaaaaaatcacaattatatTAAGAGATTGTTGTTAAAATTAAACCctattttaaataattgcatttttatataaAGTATCCCTATGATAATATAGTTCCAAACCAACATATCATGTGTAAACCAGTTAAGCCATATAATTAGAACAAATAATAGAATGGGCAATCTGCAAAATTCTGACCTCCAATGCGCTCTGTGTCGTAGTAGATGTACTTGACTGTTAGTGGGGTGAACATGACACCAACCGTCTTGCCCGGGACACCCATCTGTgagctaacaacacaaacaacaAATCAATGCAGAAGATTTACATGTATACTTGTTGTATTGATATGCTGAATTGTATATAGGCATTTCTTAAACTTCAGGCACTTCATGCCCCAgggattgatttttattaaaactaacagatttagaatttttttctttttgttatatgaaggtcacattaaaactgacttgaaaaacattttagcatttcatcatttaatttttatacttttcaaatgcctgtaTTTGGAATGTCCCAATACCAATACTGGTATCAGAATAGGGTCCGTtaccacgctcatgtacttgtactcgtaaaaatgctccgatacaaaaaaaaaaaaacgatatcatctgacatacgaatgtcattctgtaaacattcagtgcacagattaaaatcacgttatgccTTAGTAAGtttatttaaccacaaaagctgtgatttaatgagataaatatatagttttcatatgtgagtgtttgtgaatgtgtggagctggtgttgtgACGACATACACAGAAAAAACATCATGATCATTGCACACCTTGTTTGTAGCAGTTAACAttgagcagagcgctaattcactttgtagcaagaggcacatacagactacatttgatttaatttaatttaattaaatagcagccttttgcagtttaataatcactctgAGCCACGTAGCAACCAGCTTTTCCGGATTGAGAAGCTTCCGtcataacacagaaacacttcaaaataacagctccgccaaaataaaagctcaatataaatggaaaaaagtacgacagaaatagatcactacttaTGCAATATTCACTTTAAcactaccactaataataataatactaaatcaataattatattatatttaagcaatatctcacatctgtgatgctctgttatgcaccactttaacaaaaataactccaatgttgtatttgtattgtgctgtaaggttctgtataaaagcacttaatttaataaaaacaatacaatattatgttgaaaattaattgttatattttcattaaattaaagttttaatgaaagcaccattttgatgataaaattaaaaaactgttgatatggaattcagaaaaaagaaaacaaaaaaaaacaggtatcggatccggtatcggcgagtacccaaaataaaaaagaaaggaaaaaaggtATCAGCACTtgtactctttttttatttatttatttttttatggtatcgggacatccctagccTTTTTGTATAGATTTTACTATTTTAGCCATGTCTCTGGCCACATGTTTCAATATGaatctatgaaaatccattataaaacaatcagttattacatgtttaaaactatgatcatctgaacaaagagtgaaataaacaattttaatatttactgtgtgaaaattatttttcagtttttcaaaaattacgactgtcccagaGTTGTTGCATAATTTCCACCACATCAAACAAATTTGTCCttaataaaggtttttcaaaagtttgtgtagTTGTTACCAAGTCGATTAAAGTGTCAGCAAAGAGCATTCTTGAGATGAAATaggagacaagtgatgtttgaaaagAAAATTGAAAGATCATCTGTAAGCAGATTATTGTTTTTGGCCATCATATGACTCCAATATTGGAAGGTGTGGCTAAGGATGGATGAAAAATGCAAGAGTAAGAAGGAAACATGAGTGAATTAGTGGGTCAGCATACCTGACGTAGGCACGGATGTTCATTTTGTTGCTCTGAAGGGCTGTGTCCACTGTGAGGTGAATGGGGTTTGGAGCCTCACGGCTGTAATACTCATGAATCAGAACAGAGTGCTCTGTGATGTCATATCCTGTGGCATACCTGGCAACAAAAGAAAGATTAAGCTTTGAATTTTTTTACATGACTAAACCATATTGTGCAACTACATTATGCAAGCACTGTTAGATTAAGTTAAAACCAGGATCACTGAATTCATTAAAGATAAGTGGTCACCTACCATCCAATAATGACTTCACTGGGTGAAACCTTCTTATGAAGCTCATACATGTTCTTGGCAAACTCCATGTCCACAGCCACCtataacaaatatataatttttgacACGTGTTACAATTGATGGGTAATGATGGCTTTGTGTTGCAAGAGCGTTGCGTGGAGGTTACTATGGTTTTCTTCTTGATTCTCAAATGATAATATTAATAGTTGTAAAAACTCTTTTGACATGCAGTGTCTGAATTCTAAAAACGTTCCTATTCAACTGTAATGCCCCAAAGTTAAGAGATGGTTGCCAAAGCTTGCTAATGTCAGTTAATGTGTTCGTGTGACTATGGGTATTTGTTTAATAACAACCACCCTGGATCTAATATCATGACATACTTAACCTACCAAATCCACCAACAAAATAGTACCAGCAAGTAAAATTGCATTACCATGTTTTGCTTCATTTTAGataagtaccatggtacatgattATGGGAATCATTTAATATCATAATATAtatcaacatatttttttaaggatAAAGTGAAATGATGAGTTGTTTGTTTGTCTCACCTCATCCTCAGACTCATTGTGAGGAACAGAGAAGCAGTTGGTGACTTCTACTGAATGCTTGTCTACGGTTCCTGCAGGACACAGAAATTTTACAAGTTAGGTGCTGATGACAGCTATAAGAAATGAGCAAATATGACACATTACGGAATTGGGTCACACATTTAGTTTGTACGCTATTCGTCCTCATCGCCTACAACACATGCTTCACGAGACAAAAACGACGCTTGTTGTCTGTATTAAACGCAACACTCCTGGATCTCACTCATAATATTACATGCCCCACCTAATAATGTTCCGATCACGCGACTTGCTCCCTCATTCCTGCGTTCGTATGAGTCCGCAATCGATGCCAGAACCACCGGGTGGATTTTCACGACTGGGCCGTAAACCGCCATGATTTCGGAGAGGAAGTGGAGAAAGGCGTCAATCAGAGAAGAAGAGACGGAGTGTGAGTGACTCACTGTAGGATATGTGCTGCTGTCCCCTACTGTTCGTACCCACAAAAAGCAAGTAGGCGTAGCTGCAGGCCGGGCGGGGTTACCCCAGAAGGGGCGGGGTTATTCaaaaaagggggttgcgccactCCAAAGGGGGGCATCGCCAAGGGggttggagattccacccccattttttttttagattttatgtatgtatgtatacattgatttttataaatgtttattttttataaatttgtatatAGTCACATAAATGAAAGTGTTTATTTGAGATGCTCTAACTGGTCTCAatgtattttcattatttattcatttatgtttatttattttcctttttatatcacttttttgcaatttcacaattttagtaaccttttttgttcatttaaatggcTTTGCAGtgtgaaaaaatgtatttgcaaatgtacaaatattccatatagCCTCTCAATTAACATGAGATCAAAAAGTCTGcatgaatacaaattaaaaatgtattttatatatatatatatatatatatatatatatatatatatatatatatatatatatatatatatatatgttttagatAAAGACAGTTATGCCACTGGACATAAAAAATGAACAGATATTTTTATACTTGTCGATAAAATATGTGTTCTTTtgcattttataacataaaagcacaaaataaataaataataataataattctttgaATGCATTAAAATCTACATTTTATGTCAAATGGGTGTCATATTTGGATCGTAATAGAAGAAAAAAGTACATTAATAGATAGCATACATAGTGTCATTTGCATATAGTTATAACAATAATGTTGAAAATGTAGAAATCAAAAAGTATCAAGGAGAACTGTCTTAGACACAGATTATGCTTCATTATGTCTGGGCTAAATCCCTCTTATAAAGGCGAATCTCTCTTCACAGTCCAACACAAGGCTTAATTGGTCAATAGGACAGCAtaaccagcaggtggcgataaaGTTAATTATATTACGTGCCCAGTTTCCCTACCTTTgacaaaacaagttaaaaaagaaGGTCGTGCAGTTTTCAAATGCTTCATTAATCtatcttaaatatattttaaatgtatttttctcaaTACAAAGTAAAAGTCACGCATAAAGTCCCTATTTCCtgacaaatattatatatatcaaTGGATTAGTGTTCTGAGAAACCATTACATTTGTAACCAGCGTAGAAGTATCTGACCGCGGCCTGCGCGGGTTCAAGGAGGTGTAGCCAGAACCCTTCTACATAGTGTCACATACAAAGCTTAGCCTAAAAAAGCATAACTCGGCGGTCATTCTGTCGTTCTGTAGGCAGTACACCGACGATGAGGCATGAGGCcgttttttaaatggatgtctaTGTAGGAGATGCTTTATTACGcggaataaactgcttttgtgaggaaacagctcatcatttaatgaattgactgcctgaccactaatcttcaacatgttttacactaaacaatccttttggaatgaactatgtgtggagtttactacgataaaattgctgttttaaaagAGAAGACACGGAAAactttgcgacaggtaggtgtcagtttacggttCTCCTTATTCGTTtatatggtatccgcaaacggggacttactgtcgtaacacgctagttgaccgttacgctctgtacaatgtaaaaaataaataataataacaataaaagagtAGCTTATTATCTATTCATAGAAGATCTttggtatagctgcaggcctGAGACTTCCAAATGGGGGCGGGATCTACAAAAGAGGTCACAGTTAATGTTAGGGCAGAGGTGCCAAACTTTTTCTACAGAGGTCCAAAAATCAATCTTGATTGAGGGCCGTGGGCCAAAAGAGAAAattgcattataacaaactcAGGGGCTGGAATTTATTTCTGAAAATTGCATAACGTGCAttgttactaaaacatttttttttttttctcattcacatatttccaaatattttggctattaaattaatacgccagtttaataaaacaatgaacattagtcagagatatgaagtggttaatgttctgtaaaattattattgtatcattaataatgttttattttacatcaaggctatttaacacatccagatattatttttgttaatattattattaactacattgtagcatttgataattttagcATGTGAGCATGACGCAAAGCCTGAGAAGCAGAGTGCGCGTTTATGGCGCGAACATCCGCCACTGACTCGGCACCGTCTGCACAACGGACGgcacaaaacaaataatgttcaacGTAAATTCAAATGAAGAATGCGATGGTTATATtaatttggaactatatcagattgcagggggATTTTTTAGCCCAGAGCCTCCATTAATTTCCaaccctggatggaactagagatggagatgagagatgtaacaggtgtttaagtgtctgtcttcatcatgcagctggtacattacacaaagtatttttgctatttctgcctttcttgcaaatgaGCTGCATCATGAAAAATGAGGGAGCACCAAGATATGAAAGCTGTTTGCTGTCACACGCTttcaatgttaacagctttgttgattat from Myxocyprinus asiaticus isolate MX2 ecotype Aquarium Trade chromosome 7, UBuf_Myxa_2, whole genome shotgun sequence encodes the following:
- the eif3f gene encoding eukaryotic translation initiation factor 3 subunit F; its protein translation is MAVYGPVVKIHPVVLASIADSYERRNEGASRVIGTLLGTVDKHSVEVTNCFSVPHNESEDEVAVDMEFAKNMYELHKKVSPSEVIIGWYATGYDITEHSVLIHEYYSREAPNPIHLTVDTALQSNKMNIRAYVSSQMGVPGKTVGVMFTPLTVKYIYYDTERIGVDLLQRTRASPNRTNGLTTDLAQVASAAGRVQEMLSTVLSYIEDVLSGKVMADNSVGRYLMDLVNKVPKITAEDFESMLNSNINDLLMVTYLANLTQAQIALNEKLIVL
- the LOC127444150 gene encoding palmitoyltransferase ZDHHC3-like — encoded protein: MAAFRCRQDPCGFICLLLTYFSVFYADYVVIQYVLIPAYSGSVWCTLHGSMFNIILLLLLACHSKAVFSDPGMVPLPKTAIDFSDLRSQSNHLNDRGCEGWTVCSRCETYRPPRAHHCRVCQRCIRRMDHHCPWINNCVGELNQKYFIQFLFYTGMASLYSMALVVSAWVWRIRSEREGDADKEGEEAPSKHLIVAHYIILLVESILFGVFVLVIFYDQLVSIVTDETPIEQMRNRLMKDKPNNTQPPHLTHTRKPKIALLKEVFGRGSMICWLLPLHSTPPSVDGISYTALPDYNV